The genomic region GAATGCAGGACTAACGGCGAAAGCGCGTCAGCGTCTGCACACGGCATTGAATGCAGGACTATTGGGGAGAGCACGTCAGCGTTTGCGGGTATGGCCTTAATAATCAATTCCCGCCTTCGCCAAAATCCCTTTGTCGAAGGGATGCTTCACGGCCTTCATTTCCGTGACGAGGTCCGCGGCTTGGATCAGTTTTTTCGGCGCGCCGTTGCCGGTGAGGATGACGTGCTTCAGGGGCGGCTTGCGCTTTAATTCCCGCAGCACCGCGCCCAGATCCAGGAAATTATATTTCAACGCGTAATTGATTTCGTCGAAGATGACGAGCCCGTGGCGTTTGTCGTGCAGGAGCTCTTTGCATTTTTCCCAGGCCCGCGCCGCGGCGAGAACGTCGCGGCCGTAATCTTTCGTGTTCCAGGTAAATCCCTCGCCCATGGCATAAAACCGGAACGCGCTTCCGAATTTTTTCGCGGCCCCGGCCTCGCCGGTTTTCCAGTTTCCCTTGATAAACTGCACGACCGCCACGTTCATGCCGTGACCGAGAGCGCGGAGCGCCGTGCCGAAAGCAGCCGTGCTCTTGCCCTTGCCGTTTCCGGTATGCACCATGATGAGGCCTTTCGGAGCCGCGTTTTTTTTGCGGAGGCGGTACGCGCGCGGCGCCTTGTCCTTCGAGCGGCGGAGGATTTTCATATGCCGGGAAGCCGGGGATGCTTGTTCAGATCAAAGGCCTTGGTGTTGATGCCCAGGGAGTCGGGCGTGCCGTAGGGGCAGTGGCGGCAGCACTGGTTGCAGCAGAAGCCGCGCTCGAGCAGGTAGCGGCGCGTGTAGATTTCGTAGCCGCTGACGGGGTCTGTGTAGAATTTCGATCCCCGTTCACAGGCTTCCCGGTGGGCTTTTTCCACTTCCGGAGAAAACGTTTCTTCCAAGATCATATCCTTTGCCAGGGCAGGACGTAAAAGCCGGCGCCTTTCGGGCCGTAAACCGCCTCGACGCCGTAGCTGCGCCTGAGATTTTCGGGGGTAAGGACTTCTTCAGGCCGTCCGCCGGCGGTTATTTTACCTTGATCGAGGAGAAAAAGGCGATCACAAAATCGCGCGGCGAGTGCGAGGTTATGGAGCACGACGAGCACTCCGCGTCCGCGGCGAGCGGTTGAGCGAAGAATTTCCATGGCCTGGAGTTCATGCGCGGGATCCAGCGCGGAAACGGGTTCGTCCGCGAGCAGGACGCGCGCGTCGACGGCCAGGCAGCGAGCGAGAAGAACAAGCGCCTTTTCTCCTCCGGCGAGTTCGCGGAAAGGACGGTGCGCGAGAGCGGCGGTCCCGGTCATCTTCAGGGCTTCGTCCACGATCGCCTCGTCTTTTCCCGCATGCGGCGTGCGCCCGAGCGCGACGATCGCGCGCGCGGTCAGCGGCCAATGGACGACCCGCTCCTGCGCGAGGTACGCGGTTTCCCTCGCCCAGACGCGTTGGGAAATATTTTCAGAGGGCACGCCTTCGAGCAGAATTTCGCCTTCCGACGGACGCAGGAGGCGCGCGAGGATTTTGAGCAGCGTGGATTTTCCCGCGCCGTTGGGGCCGACGAGCCCCGTCACTTCTCCGGCGGGAAGGCCGAAGGAGACGTTGTCCAGGACCTTTCTCGCCCCGAGCGAAATCGAAAGGCCGCGCGCTTCCAGAAGGCTCATGACAGCTCCCGCCTTGTCTTGAAAATCAGCGCCAGGAAAAACGGCACGCCGACAAGC from Verrucomicrobiia bacterium harbors:
- the cobO gene encoding cob(I)yrinic acid a,c-diamide adenosyltransferase, which produces MKILRRSKDKAPRAYRLRKKNAAPKGLIMVHTGNGKGKSTAAFGTALRALGHGMNVAVVQFIKGNWKTGEAGAAKKFGSAFRFYAMGEGFTWNTKDYGRDVLAAARAWEKCKELLHDKRHGLVIFDEINYALKYNFLDLGAVLRELKRKPPLKHVILTGNGAPKKLIQAADLVTEMKAVKHPFDKGILAKAGIDY
- a CDS encoding DUF5522 domain-containing protein, encoding MEETFSPEVEKAHREACERGSKFYTDPVSGYEIYTRRYLLERGFCCNQCCRHCPYGTPDSLGINTKAFDLNKHPRLPGI
- a CDS encoding ABC transporter ATP-binding protein, whose product is MSLLEARGLSISLGARKVLDNVSFGLPAGEVTGLVGPNGAGKSTLLKILARLLRPSEGEILLEGVPSENISQRVWARETAYLAQERVVHWPLTARAIVALGRTPHAGKDEAIVDEALKMTGTAALAHRPFRELAGGEKALVLLARCLAVDARVLLADEPVSALDPAHELQAMEILRSTARRGRGVLVVLHNLALAARFCDRLFLLDQGKITAGGRPEEVLTPENLRRSYGVEAVYGPKGAGFYVLPWQRI